Proteins encoded in a region of the Nitrospira sp. genome:
- the ftsZ gene encoding cell division protein FtsZ, which yields MFSFQEDALLPVRIKVVGVGGAGCNAVNTMIGSGLARVDFIAANTDLQALDRSLAPYKIQLGPERTRGLGAGARPEIGKDAALESKDHIRECLEGADMVFVTAGMGGGTGTGAAPIVASIAREQGILTVGVVTKPFQYEGQRRHKHAEEGIRDLRRHVDTLLVIPNQRLLGIVDKSTPLLEAFKVADDVLRQAIQGIADVITTTGHVNVDFADVRTIMSHTGRAVMGMGIARGTNRAIEAAQRAICSPLLEEGSVQGARGVLLNITGGPNMTLHEIEEAASIIQQTADSDANIIVGQVINPDMGDDLVVTVIATGFECEEEMASMTASVEQTSARAAKPVQPVLAGVGVSAAMGMTERPMKDLDRPTFLRQRNDAREAIDRALVAEDEWDVPTFLRKQVN from the coding sequence ATGTTCTCATTTCAGGAAGATGCACTGTTACCGGTCAGGATCAAGGTCGTCGGAGTCGGCGGGGCTGGTTGCAACGCGGTGAATACGATGATCGGGTCGGGGCTCGCCCGGGTCGATTTCATCGCCGCGAATACCGATCTGCAAGCGCTCGACCGGTCGCTGGCACCGTACAAGATTCAATTGGGTCCTGAACGGACTCGCGGGCTCGGGGCCGGTGCCCGCCCGGAAATCGGCAAGGATGCGGCACTCGAGAGCAAAGATCATATCCGGGAATGTCTCGAAGGTGCAGATATGGTGTTTGTTACCGCTGGGATGGGCGGCGGGACCGGCACCGGCGCGGCCCCAATCGTGGCCAGCATTGCACGGGAGCAAGGCATTCTCACCGTGGGCGTGGTGACCAAGCCCTTTCAATATGAAGGACAGCGTCGCCACAAACATGCGGAAGAAGGTATTCGGGATCTTCGCCGCCATGTGGACACGCTCCTCGTGATTCCGAATCAGCGCCTGCTGGGGATTGTCGACAAGTCGACGCCTTTGCTCGAAGCCTTCAAAGTCGCCGACGATGTGTTGCGCCAGGCGATTCAAGGCATCGCCGATGTGATCACGACCACCGGTCACGTGAACGTCGACTTTGCCGATGTGCGAACGATCATGTCGCATACGGGCCGCGCCGTCATGGGCATGGGGATCGCGCGGGGAACCAATCGCGCGATCGAAGCCGCGCAACGGGCGATCTGCAGCCCGCTGCTCGAAGAAGGCAGTGTGCAGGGGGCGCGTGGCGTCCTCCTGAACATCACGGGTGGTCCGAATATGACGCTGCATGAAATTGAAGAGGCGGCTTCCATCATTCAGCAAACGGCCGATTCAGATGCCAATATCATTGTCGGCCAAGTGATCAATCCCGACATGGGCGATGATCTGGTGGTGACGGTGATCGCTACGGGCTTTGAATGTGAAGAGGAGATGGCCTCGATGACGGCGAGCGTCGAGCAGACGTCGGCCCGTGCCGCGAAGCCGGTGCAGCCGGTCTTGGCCGGTGTGGGCGTGAGCGCCGCAATGGGGATGACCGAACGGCCGATGAAAGATCTGGATCGCCCTACCTTCCTTCGCCAACGGAACGATGCCCGTGAGGCCATCGATCGGGCGTTGGTGGCGGAAGATGAATGGGATGTCCCCACGTTTCTCCGGAAGCAGGTGAACTAA
- a CDS encoding YggS family pyridoxal phosphate-dependent enzyme, with protein sequence MERVADDSLARRVQQILDRIRSAAERAGRSPDTVRLVAATKTVPAERIREGLGAGLTLLGENRMQEALAKVALLRDLSPCWHFIGQLQRRKVRDAIGIFELIHSVDSVELAQEINRRAGAAGVKQAVLLEVNIAGEASKAGFLPPVLMQDLSLLGDLPHLGIQGLMTIPPPTEQPEAARPYFRDLRELGARIAAKNISSMTMQDFSMGMSHDFEIAIEEGATMVRVGTAIFGARHV encoded by the coding sequence ATGGAGCGGGTTGCCGATGATTCCCTTGCCCGACGCGTGCAGCAGATTCTGGACCGTATACGGAGCGCTGCGGAACGGGCTGGCAGATCACCGGACACCGTCCGGCTGGTGGCGGCGACCAAGACGGTTCCGGCGGAGCGGATCAGAGAGGGACTTGGTGCCGGGCTCACCCTCTTGGGGGAGAATCGGATGCAGGAGGCGCTTGCAAAGGTTGCGCTCCTCCGGGACCTGTCACCCTGCTGGCATTTTATCGGCCAGTTGCAGCGGCGGAAGGTGCGCGACGCGATCGGCATCTTTGAGCTGATTCATTCGGTCGATTCCGTGGAATTGGCCCAAGAGATCAACCGGCGAGCCGGCGCCGCCGGCGTGAAGCAGGCGGTGCTTTTGGAAGTGAACATAGCCGGCGAAGCGAGCAAGGCCGGCTTTTTGCCGCCGGTGCTGATGCAGGACTTGAGTCTTCTCGGCGACTTGCCGCATCTCGGGATTCAAGGGCTGATGACGATACCGCCTCCGACGGAACAGCCGGAAGCGGCGCGGCCCTATTTTCGAGATCTTCGCGAGCTCGGGGCGCGCATCGCCGCAAAGAATATTTCGTCTATGACGATGCAGGATTTTTCCATGGGCATGTCGCATGACTTTGAGATCGCTATCGAAGAGGGTGCGACGATGGTGCGCGTAGGCACGGCGATTTTTGGAGCGCGCCATGTCTAA
- the pgeF gene encoding peptidoglycan editing factor PgeF translates to MGRASVITVPAFASARSGVRHFFGTRAHAENLRLGTGAPIRAPGVPAPWILSVKQVHGTDALVVDRPLTDADRFDGGWDALVTDQPGTMVAVRTADCVPVLVHDARRRVVAAIHAGWRGAVAGIVPKTLMLMQTRFGAELGQLHVSIGPSAGVCCYEVDEPVLNEVRERFVWWETVLRDHREGKARLDLKALIRRQVQDCGIGGGQVTSVNVCTICHEDLFFSYRREGKVIGTMVSAIGLSATQ, encoded by the coding sequence ATGGGACGAGCATCGGTGATTACGGTGCCGGCATTTGCTTCTGCGAGAAGCGGTGTCCGGCACTTCTTTGGCACAAGGGCGCATGCCGAAAATCTGCGTTTGGGGACCGGTGCCCCGATACGTGCGCCCGGTGTTCCGGCGCCTTGGATTTTGTCGGTGAAGCAGGTGCATGGGACGGACGCGCTCGTCGTCGATCGGCCGTTGACCGATGCCGACCGGTTTGACGGCGGGTGGGATGCCCTGGTGACGGATCAGCCCGGGACGATGGTGGCGGTGCGCACCGCTGACTGCGTCCCCGTGCTGGTGCACGATGCGCGTCGGCGGGTGGTGGCCGCGATCCATGCCGGATGGCGCGGGGCCGTCGCGGGGATTGTGCCCAAGACCCTGATGCTTATGCAGACGCGATTCGGGGCAGAGCTCGGCCAGCTGCATGTCAGTATCGGCCCCTCTGCCGGTGTCTGCTGCTATGAGGTGGACGAACCGGTGCTGAACGAGGTTCGGGAGCGATTTGTTTGGTGGGAAACGGTTTTGCGTGATCATCGCGAGGGCAAAGCGCGCCTCGACTTAAAGGCGTTGATCAGGCGGCAAGTGCAGGATTGCGGGATTGGCGGCGGACAGGTCACGAGCGTGAACGTGTGTACGATTTGTCATGAAGATCTCTTTTTCTCGTACCGTCGCGAAGGCAAGGTAATCGGGACCATGGTGAGCGCGATTGGCTTGTCGGCCACGCAGTAA